The Lonchura striata isolate bLonStr1 chromosome Z, bLonStr1.mat, whole genome shotgun sequence genome window below encodes:
- the VLDLR gene encoding very low-density lipoprotein receptor isoform X4: MSPAAASAPRLSARSACLPAHPVPGAAMRLDREPGDPSASAARRGAERRGAPRCWALLLLLALGCLRAAADGARAKCEESQFACGNGRCIPQIWKCDGDEDCLDGSDESACVKKTCAESDFVCLSGQCVPNRWQCDGDPDCEDGSDESSELCHTRTCRVNEISCGPQSTQCIPVSWKCDGEKDCDSEEDEQNCGNVTCSPADFTCSSGQCISKSFVCNGQDDCSDGSDELECAPPTCGVHEFQCKTSTCIPLSWVCDDDADCSDHSDESLEQCGRQPAPSVKCSASEVQCGSGECIHKKWRCDGDPDCKDGSDEINCPSRTCRPDQFRCEDGNCIHGSRQCNGVRDCLDGTDEANCNNVIQCSGPGKFKCRSGECIDINKVCNQQRDCKDWSDEPLKECNINECLVNNGGCSHICRDLVIGYECDCPAGFELLDRRTCGDIDECQNPGICSQICINLKGGYKCECSRGYQMDLATGVCKAVGKEPSLIFTNRRDIRKIGLERKEYIQLVEQLRNSIALDADIAEQKLYWADFSQKAIFSASIDTRDKVGTHIRILDNIHSPAGIAVDWVYKNIYWSDSTAKTISVASLDGTKRKVLFLSELREPASIAVDPISGFMYWSDWGEPAKIEKAGMNGFDRQQLVTTEIQWPNGIALDLVKSRLYWLDSKLHMLSSVDLNGQDRRIVLKSHMFLPHPLALTIFEDRVYWIDGENEAVYGANKFTGNDLVTLVNNLNDAQDIIVYHELVQPSGRNWCEEHMANGGCSYLCLPAPQINEHSPKYTCACPAGYFLQEDGLRCTGFNTSGTTSEVTAAGRTSAAWIILPAVLLMMAAAAGYFMWRNWQHKNMKSMNFDNPVYLKTTEEDLTIDIGRHSGSVGHTYPAISVVSTDDDMA, encoded by the exons ATGTCTCCGGCTGCCGCCTCTGCTCCTCGGCTCTCCGCCCGCAGCGCCTGCCTGCCCGCGCACCCTGTCCCCGGCGCGGCGATGCGGCTGGACCGGGAGCCCGGAGACCCGAGCGCCTCGGCCGCCAGgcgcggcgcggagcggcggggGGCTCCGCGCTGCtgggcgctgctgctgctgctcgccCTTGGCTGCCTGCGCGCCGCCGCCGACG GTGCGAGAGCAAAATGTGAAGAATCCCAGTTTGCATGTGGTAATGGACGCTGTATTCCTCAAATCTGGAAATGTGATGGTGATGAAGACTGTTTAGATGGCAGTGATGAGAGTGCTTGTG TGAAGAAAACATGTGCCGAATCTGACTTTGTGTGCCTCAGTGGTCAATGTGTGCCTAACAGATGGCAGTGTGATGGGGATCCGGACTGTGAGGATGGGTCTGATGAGAGTTCTGAACTGTGCC ACACGAGAACATGCCGGGTAAATGAAATCAGCTGTGGTCCTCAGTCAACTCAGTGTATCCCAGTGTCCTGGAAATGTGATGGTGAAAAAGACTGTGACAGTGAAGAAGATGAACAGAATTGTG GCAATGTGACTTGTAGTCCAGCAGACTTCACATGCAGCAGTGGGCAATGTATTTCCAAGAGCTTTGTCTGCAATGGTCAAGATGACTGCAGCGATGGTAGCGATGAGCTGGAGTGTGCCCCTCCTACCTGTGGTGTTCATGAGTTCCAGTGCAAGACCTCAACTTGCATTCCCCTCAGCTGGGTGTGTGATGATGATGCTGACTGCTCTGACCACTCAGATGAGTCTCTAGAGCAATGTGGCCGCCAGCCTGCGCCTTCTGTGAagtgctctgccagtgaggtGCAGTGTGGCTCAGGTGAATGTATCCATAAAAAGTGGCGCTGTGATGGAGATCCTGACTGCAAGGATGGAAGTGATGAAATCAACTGCC CTTCTCGGACCTGCAGACCAGACCAGTTCAGATGTGAAGATGGGAACTGCATCCATGGGAGTAGGCAGTGCAATGGTGTGAGAGATTGTCTGGATGGCACAGATGAAGCAAATTGTAACAATG TTATTCAGTGCTCTGGACCCGGCAAATTCAAGTGCAGAAGTGGAGAATGCATAGATATCAATAAAGTGTGTAACCagcagagagactgcaaggactGGAGTGATGAGCCCCTCAAGGAGTGTA ACATCAATGAATGTCTCGTGAACAATGGTGGATGCTCTCATATCTGCAGAGATCTTGTTATTGGCTATGAATGTGACTGTCCAGCTGGGTTTGAGCTTCTGGACAGGAGAACCTGTGGTG atATTGATGAATGTCAGAACCCTGGTATATGTAGTCAGATCTGTATCAACCTGAAAGGGGGCTACAAATGTGAATGTAGCCGTGGCTATCAGATGGATCTTGCTACTGGGGTGTGCAAGGCAGTTG GGAAAGAACCAAGTCTAATTTTCACCAACCGCCGGGACATAAGGAAGATCGGCCTTGAGAGAAAAGAATACATACAGCTTGTAGAGCAGCTAAGAAACTCTATAGCTCTAGATGCTGATATTGCTGAGCAAAAACTTTACTGGGCAGACTTCAGCCAAAAAGCAATCTTCAG TGCCTCTATTGATACCCGTGATAAAGTTGGAACACACATCAGAATCCTGGACAACAtacacagccctgcaggaatTGCTGTTGACTGGGTTTATAAGAACATCTACTGGTCGGACTCAACTGCAAAGACCATTTCAGTGGCTAGCCTAGATGGCACAAAAAGAaaggttttgtttctctctgagctGAGAGAGCCAGCTTCTATTGCTGTAGATCCTATCTCTGG CTTTATGTACTGGTCAGACTGGGGTGAGCCAGCAAAAATTGAAAAAGCAGGAATGAATGGATTTGACAGACAGCAGCTTGTGACAACAGAAATCCAATGGCCTAATGGAATTGCTCTAG ATCTTGTAAAAAGCCGCTTGTACTGGCTTGATTCTAAACTACACATGCTGTCAAGTGTGGACTTGAATGGCCAGGATCGTAGAATTGTGCTGAAGTCACATATGTTCCTTCCTCATCCTCTTGCTCTAACCATTTTTGAA GACCGTGTGTACTGGATTGATGGAGAGAATGAGGCAGTCTATGGGGCCAACAAATTTACTGGAAACGATTTGGTTACACTAGTGAACAACCTCAATGATGCACAGGACATCATTGTGTATCATGAACTTGTTCAGCCTTCAG GTAGGAACTGGTGTGAAGAGCACATGGCAAATGGAGGCTGTAGCTACCTATGCCTGCCTGCTCCTCAGATAAATGAACATTCTCCAAAGTACACCTGTGCATGTCCTGCTGGGTACTTCTTGCAGGAGGATGGTCTGAGATGTACAG GATTCAACACTAGTGGTACAACCTCTGAAGTAACTGCAGCTGGAAGAACATCAGCAGCTTGGATCATTCTTCCTGCTG TATTGTTGATgatggctgcagcagctggctACTTCATGTGGCGTAACTGGCAGCACAAGAACATGAAAAGCATGAATTTTGATAATCCAGTTTATCTAAAAACCACAGAAGAGGACCTCACAATTGATATTGGAAGACACAGTGGTTCAGTAGGACACACCTACCCTGCA ATATCTGTTGTCAGCACAGATGATGATATGGCATGA
- the VLDLR gene encoding very low-density lipoprotein receptor isoform X2, with product MSPAAASAPRLSARSACLPAHPVPGAAMRLDREPGDPSASAARRGAERRGAPRCWALLLLLALGCLRAAADGARAKCEESQFACGNGRCIPQIWKCDGDEDCLDGSDESACVKKTCAESDFVCLSGQCVPNRWQCDGDPDCEDGSDESSELCHTRTCRVNEISCGPQSTQCIPVSWKCDGEKDCDSEEDEQNCGNVTCSPADFTCSSGQCISKSFVCNGQDDCSDGSDELECAPPTCGVHEFQCKTSTCIPLSWVCDDDADCSDHSDESLEQCGRQPAPSVKCSASEVQCGSGECIHKKWRCDGDPDCKDGSDEINCPSRTCRPDQFRCEDGNCIHGSRQCNGVRDCLDGTDEANCNNVIQCSGPGKFKCRSGECIDINKVCNQQRDCKDWSDEPLKECNINECLVNNGGCSHICRDLVIGYECDCPAGFELLDRRTCGDIDECQNPGICSQICINLKGGYKCECSRGYQMDLATGVCKAVGKEPSLIFTNRRDIRKIGLERKEYIQLVEQLRNSIALDADIAEQKLYWADFSQKAIFSASIDTRDKVGTHIRILDNIHSPAGIAVDWVYKNIYWSDSTAKTISVASLDGTKRKVLFLSELREPASIAVDPISGFMYWSDWGEPAKIEKAGMNGFDRQQLVTTEIQWPNGIALDLVKSRLYWLDSKLHMLSSVDLNGQDRRIVLKSHMFLPHPLALTIFEDRVYWIDGENEAVYGANKFTGNDLVTLVNNLNDAQDIIVYHELVQPSGRNWCEEHMANGGCSYLCLPAPQINEHSPKYTCACPAGYFLQEDGLRCTVSGTGTTVAYTEAKDTSTTEKSPTVGLVPGGFNTSGTTSEVTAAGRTSAAWIILPAVLLMMAAAAGYFMWRNWQHKNMKSMNFDNPVYLKTTEEDLTIDIGRHSGSVGHTYPAISVVSTDDDMA from the exons ATGTCTCCGGCTGCCGCCTCTGCTCCTCGGCTCTCCGCCCGCAGCGCCTGCCTGCCCGCGCACCCTGTCCCCGGCGCGGCGATGCGGCTGGACCGGGAGCCCGGAGACCCGAGCGCCTCGGCCGCCAGgcgcggcgcggagcggcggggGGCTCCGCGCTGCtgggcgctgctgctgctgctcgccCTTGGCTGCCTGCGCGCCGCCGCCGACG GTGCGAGAGCAAAATGTGAAGAATCCCAGTTTGCATGTGGTAATGGACGCTGTATTCCTCAAATCTGGAAATGTGATGGTGATGAAGACTGTTTAGATGGCAGTGATGAGAGTGCTTGTG TGAAGAAAACATGTGCCGAATCTGACTTTGTGTGCCTCAGTGGTCAATGTGTGCCTAACAGATGGCAGTGTGATGGGGATCCGGACTGTGAGGATGGGTCTGATGAGAGTTCTGAACTGTGCC ACACGAGAACATGCCGGGTAAATGAAATCAGCTGTGGTCCTCAGTCAACTCAGTGTATCCCAGTGTCCTGGAAATGTGATGGTGAAAAAGACTGTGACAGTGAAGAAGATGAACAGAATTGTG GCAATGTGACTTGTAGTCCAGCAGACTTCACATGCAGCAGTGGGCAATGTATTTCCAAGAGCTTTGTCTGCAATGGTCAAGATGACTGCAGCGATGGTAGCGATGAGCTGGAGTGTGCCCCTCCTACCTGTGGTGTTCATGAGTTCCAGTGCAAGACCTCAACTTGCATTCCCCTCAGCTGGGTGTGTGATGATGATGCTGACTGCTCTGACCACTCAGATGAGTCTCTAGAGCAATGTGGCCGCCAGCCTGCGCCTTCTGTGAagtgctctgccagtgaggtGCAGTGTGGCTCAGGTGAATGTATCCATAAAAAGTGGCGCTGTGATGGAGATCCTGACTGCAAGGATGGAAGTGATGAAATCAACTGCC CTTCTCGGACCTGCAGACCAGACCAGTTCAGATGTGAAGATGGGAACTGCATCCATGGGAGTAGGCAGTGCAATGGTGTGAGAGATTGTCTGGATGGCACAGATGAAGCAAATTGTAACAATG TTATTCAGTGCTCTGGACCCGGCAAATTCAAGTGCAGAAGTGGAGAATGCATAGATATCAATAAAGTGTGTAACCagcagagagactgcaaggactGGAGTGATGAGCCCCTCAAGGAGTGTA ACATCAATGAATGTCTCGTGAACAATGGTGGATGCTCTCATATCTGCAGAGATCTTGTTATTGGCTATGAATGTGACTGTCCAGCTGGGTTTGAGCTTCTGGACAGGAGAACCTGTGGTG atATTGATGAATGTCAGAACCCTGGTATATGTAGTCAGATCTGTATCAACCTGAAAGGGGGCTACAAATGTGAATGTAGCCGTGGCTATCAGATGGATCTTGCTACTGGGGTGTGCAAGGCAGTTG GGAAAGAACCAAGTCTAATTTTCACCAACCGCCGGGACATAAGGAAGATCGGCCTTGAGAGAAAAGAATACATACAGCTTGTAGAGCAGCTAAGAAACTCTATAGCTCTAGATGCTGATATTGCTGAGCAAAAACTTTACTGGGCAGACTTCAGCCAAAAAGCAATCTTCAG TGCCTCTATTGATACCCGTGATAAAGTTGGAACACACATCAGAATCCTGGACAACAtacacagccctgcaggaatTGCTGTTGACTGGGTTTATAAGAACATCTACTGGTCGGACTCAACTGCAAAGACCATTTCAGTGGCTAGCCTAGATGGCACAAAAAGAaaggttttgtttctctctgagctGAGAGAGCCAGCTTCTATTGCTGTAGATCCTATCTCTGG CTTTATGTACTGGTCAGACTGGGGTGAGCCAGCAAAAATTGAAAAAGCAGGAATGAATGGATTTGACAGACAGCAGCTTGTGACAACAGAAATCCAATGGCCTAATGGAATTGCTCTAG ATCTTGTAAAAAGCCGCTTGTACTGGCTTGATTCTAAACTACACATGCTGTCAAGTGTGGACTTGAATGGCCAGGATCGTAGAATTGTGCTGAAGTCACATATGTTCCTTCCTCATCCTCTTGCTCTAACCATTTTTGAA GACCGTGTGTACTGGATTGATGGAGAGAATGAGGCAGTCTATGGGGCCAACAAATTTACTGGAAACGATTTGGTTACACTAGTGAACAACCTCAATGATGCACAGGACATCATTGTGTATCATGAACTTGTTCAGCCTTCAG GTAGGAACTGGTGTGAAGAGCACATGGCAAATGGAGGCTGTAGCTACCTATGCCTGCCTGCTCCTCAGATAAATGAACATTCTCCAAAGTACACCTGTGCATGTCCTGCTGGGTACTTCTTGCAGGAGGATGGTCTGAGATGTACAG TTTCAGGTACTGGAACAACTGTGGCTTACACTGAGGCTAAAGATACCAGCACAACAGAAAAATCTCCAACTGTTGGACTAGTTCCTGGAG GATTCAACACTAGTGGTACAACCTCTGAAGTAACTGCAGCTGGAAGAACATCAGCAGCTTGGATCATTCTTCCTGCTG TATTGTTGATgatggctgcagcagctggctACTTCATGTGGCGTAACTGGCAGCACAAGAACATGAAAAGCATGAATTTTGATAATCCAGTTTATCTAAAAACCACAGAAGAGGACCTCACAATTGATATTGGAAGACACAGTGGTTCAGTAGGACACACCTACCCTGCA ATATCTGTTGTCAGCACAGATGATGATATGGCATGA
- the VLDLR gene encoding very low-density lipoprotein receptor isoform X1, whose protein sequence is MSPAAASAPRLSARSACLPAHPVPGAAMRLDREPGDPSASAARRGAERRGAPRCWALLLLLALGCLRAAADGARAKCEESQFACGNGRCIPQIWKCDGDEDCLDGSDESACVKKTCAESDFVCLSGQCVPNRWQCDGDPDCEDGSDESSELCHTRTCRVNEISCGPQSTQCIPVSWKCDGEKDCDSEEDEQNCGNVTCSPADFTCSSGQCISKSFVCNGQDDCSDGSDELECAPPTCGVHEFQCKTSTCIPLSWVCDDDADCSDHSDESLEQCGRQPAPSVKCSASEVQCGSGECIHKKWRCDGDPDCKDGSDEINCPSRTCRPDQFRCEDGNCIHGSRQCNGVRDCLDGTDEANCNNVIQCSGPGKFKCRSGECIDINKVCNQQRDCKDWSDEPLKECNINECLVNNGGCSHICRDLVIGYECDCPAGFELLDRRTCGDIDECQNPGICSQICINLKGGYKCECSRGYQMDLATGVCKAVGKEPSLIFTNRRDIRKIGLERKEYIQLVEQLRNSIALDADIAEQKLYWADFSQKAIFSASIDTRDKVGTHIRILDNIHSPAGIAVDWVYKNIYWSDSTAKTISVASLDGTKRKVLFLSELREPASIAVDPISGFMYWSDWGEPAKIEKAGMNGFDRQQLVTTEIQWPNGIALDLVKSRLYWLDSKLHMLSSVDLNGQDRRIVLKSHMFLPHPLALTIFEDRVYWIDGENEAVYGANKFTGNDLVTLVNNLNDAQDIIVYHELVQPSGRNWCEEHMANGGCSYLCLPAPQINEHSPKYTCACPAGYFLQEDGLRCTVSGTGTTVAYTEAKDTSTTEKSPTVGLVPGGFNTSGTTSEVTAAGRTSAAWIILPAVLLMMAAAAGYFMWRNWQHKNMKSMNFDNPVYLKTTEEDLTIDIGRHSGSVGHTYPAVSTPINLLCLRLHVNNWSRRTAR, encoded by the exons ATGTCTCCGGCTGCCGCCTCTGCTCCTCGGCTCTCCGCCCGCAGCGCCTGCCTGCCCGCGCACCCTGTCCCCGGCGCGGCGATGCGGCTGGACCGGGAGCCCGGAGACCCGAGCGCCTCGGCCGCCAGgcgcggcgcggagcggcggggGGCTCCGCGCTGCtgggcgctgctgctgctgctcgccCTTGGCTGCCTGCGCGCCGCCGCCGACG GTGCGAGAGCAAAATGTGAAGAATCCCAGTTTGCATGTGGTAATGGACGCTGTATTCCTCAAATCTGGAAATGTGATGGTGATGAAGACTGTTTAGATGGCAGTGATGAGAGTGCTTGTG TGAAGAAAACATGTGCCGAATCTGACTTTGTGTGCCTCAGTGGTCAATGTGTGCCTAACAGATGGCAGTGTGATGGGGATCCGGACTGTGAGGATGGGTCTGATGAGAGTTCTGAACTGTGCC ACACGAGAACATGCCGGGTAAATGAAATCAGCTGTGGTCCTCAGTCAACTCAGTGTATCCCAGTGTCCTGGAAATGTGATGGTGAAAAAGACTGTGACAGTGAAGAAGATGAACAGAATTGTG GCAATGTGACTTGTAGTCCAGCAGACTTCACATGCAGCAGTGGGCAATGTATTTCCAAGAGCTTTGTCTGCAATGGTCAAGATGACTGCAGCGATGGTAGCGATGAGCTGGAGTGTGCCCCTCCTACCTGTGGTGTTCATGAGTTCCAGTGCAAGACCTCAACTTGCATTCCCCTCAGCTGGGTGTGTGATGATGATGCTGACTGCTCTGACCACTCAGATGAGTCTCTAGAGCAATGTGGCCGCCAGCCTGCGCCTTCTGTGAagtgctctgccagtgaggtGCAGTGTGGCTCAGGTGAATGTATCCATAAAAAGTGGCGCTGTGATGGAGATCCTGACTGCAAGGATGGAAGTGATGAAATCAACTGCC CTTCTCGGACCTGCAGACCAGACCAGTTCAGATGTGAAGATGGGAACTGCATCCATGGGAGTAGGCAGTGCAATGGTGTGAGAGATTGTCTGGATGGCACAGATGAAGCAAATTGTAACAATG TTATTCAGTGCTCTGGACCCGGCAAATTCAAGTGCAGAAGTGGAGAATGCATAGATATCAATAAAGTGTGTAACCagcagagagactgcaaggactGGAGTGATGAGCCCCTCAAGGAGTGTA ACATCAATGAATGTCTCGTGAACAATGGTGGATGCTCTCATATCTGCAGAGATCTTGTTATTGGCTATGAATGTGACTGTCCAGCTGGGTTTGAGCTTCTGGACAGGAGAACCTGTGGTG atATTGATGAATGTCAGAACCCTGGTATATGTAGTCAGATCTGTATCAACCTGAAAGGGGGCTACAAATGTGAATGTAGCCGTGGCTATCAGATGGATCTTGCTACTGGGGTGTGCAAGGCAGTTG GGAAAGAACCAAGTCTAATTTTCACCAACCGCCGGGACATAAGGAAGATCGGCCTTGAGAGAAAAGAATACATACAGCTTGTAGAGCAGCTAAGAAACTCTATAGCTCTAGATGCTGATATTGCTGAGCAAAAACTTTACTGGGCAGACTTCAGCCAAAAAGCAATCTTCAG TGCCTCTATTGATACCCGTGATAAAGTTGGAACACACATCAGAATCCTGGACAACAtacacagccctgcaggaatTGCTGTTGACTGGGTTTATAAGAACATCTACTGGTCGGACTCAACTGCAAAGACCATTTCAGTGGCTAGCCTAGATGGCACAAAAAGAaaggttttgtttctctctgagctGAGAGAGCCAGCTTCTATTGCTGTAGATCCTATCTCTGG CTTTATGTACTGGTCAGACTGGGGTGAGCCAGCAAAAATTGAAAAAGCAGGAATGAATGGATTTGACAGACAGCAGCTTGTGACAACAGAAATCCAATGGCCTAATGGAATTGCTCTAG ATCTTGTAAAAAGCCGCTTGTACTGGCTTGATTCTAAACTACACATGCTGTCAAGTGTGGACTTGAATGGCCAGGATCGTAGAATTGTGCTGAAGTCACATATGTTCCTTCCTCATCCTCTTGCTCTAACCATTTTTGAA GACCGTGTGTACTGGATTGATGGAGAGAATGAGGCAGTCTATGGGGCCAACAAATTTACTGGAAACGATTTGGTTACACTAGTGAACAACCTCAATGATGCACAGGACATCATTGTGTATCATGAACTTGTTCAGCCTTCAG GTAGGAACTGGTGTGAAGAGCACATGGCAAATGGAGGCTGTAGCTACCTATGCCTGCCTGCTCCTCAGATAAATGAACATTCTCCAAAGTACACCTGTGCATGTCCTGCTGGGTACTTCTTGCAGGAGGATGGTCTGAGATGTACAG TTTCAGGTACTGGAACAACTGTGGCTTACACTGAGGCTAAAGATACCAGCACAACAGAAAAATCTCCAACTGTTGGACTAGTTCCTGGAG GATTCAACACTAGTGGTACAACCTCTGAAGTAACTGCAGCTGGAAGAACATCAGCAGCTTGGATCATTCTTCCTGCTG TATTGTTGATgatggctgcagcagctggctACTTCATGTGGCGTAACTGGCAGCACAAGAACATGAAAAGCATGAATTTTGATAATCCAGTTTATCTAAAAACCACAGAAGAGGACCTCACAATTGATATTGGAAGACACAGTGGTTCAGTAGGACACACCTACCCTGCAGTAAGTACACCTATTAACCTATTATGTCTGAGACTCCATGTTAATAATTGGAGTAGAAGGACTGCCAGATGA
- the VLDLR gene encoding very low-density lipoprotein receptor isoform X3, whose amino-acid sequence MSPAAASAPRLSARSACLPAHPVPGAAMRLDREPGDPSASAARRGAERRGAPRCWALLLLLALGCLRAAADGARAKCEESQFACGNGRCIPQIWKCDGDEDCLDGSDESACVKKTCAESDFVCLSGQCVPNRWQCDGDPDCEDGSDESSELCHTRTCRVNEISCGPQSTQCIPVSWKCDGEKDCDSEEDEQNCGNVTCSPADFTCSSGQCISKSFVCNGQDDCSDGSDELECAPPTCGVHEFQCKTSTCIPLSWVCDDDADCSDHSDESLEQCGRQPAPSVKCSASEVQCGSGECIHKKWRCDGDPDCKDGSDEINCPSRTCRPDQFRCEDGNCIHGSRQCNGVRDCLDGTDEANCNNVIQCSGPGKFKCRSGECIDINKVCNQQRDCKDWSDEPLKECNINECLVNNGGCSHICRDLVIGYECDCPAGFELLDRRTCGDIDECQNPGICSQICINLKGGYKCECSRGYQMDLATGVCKAVGKEPSLIFTNRRDIRKIGLERKEYIQLVEQLRNSIALDADIAEQKLYWADFSQKAIFSASIDTRDKVGTHIRILDNIHSPAGIAVDWVYKNIYWSDSTAKTISVASLDGTKRKVLFLSELREPASIAVDPISGFMYWSDWGEPAKIEKAGMNGFDRQQLVTTEIQWPNGIALDLVKSRLYWLDSKLHMLSSVDLNGQDRRIVLKSHMFLPHPLALTIFEDRVYWIDGENEAVYGANKFTGNDLVTLVNNLNDAQDIIVYHELVQPSGRNWCEEHMANGGCSYLCLPAPQINEHSPKYTCACPAGYFLQEDGLRCTGFNTSGTTSEVTAAGRTSAAWIILPAVLLMMAAAAGYFMWRNWQHKNMKSMNFDNPVYLKTTEEDLTIDIGRHSGSVGHTYPAVSTPINLLCLRLHVNNWSRRTAR is encoded by the exons ATGTCTCCGGCTGCCGCCTCTGCTCCTCGGCTCTCCGCCCGCAGCGCCTGCCTGCCCGCGCACCCTGTCCCCGGCGCGGCGATGCGGCTGGACCGGGAGCCCGGAGACCCGAGCGCCTCGGCCGCCAGgcgcggcgcggagcggcggggGGCTCCGCGCTGCtgggcgctgctgctgctgctcgccCTTGGCTGCCTGCGCGCCGCCGCCGACG GTGCGAGAGCAAAATGTGAAGAATCCCAGTTTGCATGTGGTAATGGACGCTGTATTCCTCAAATCTGGAAATGTGATGGTGATGAAGACTGTTTAGATGGCAGTGATGAGAGTGCTTGTG TGAAGAAAACATGTGCCGAATCTGACTTTGTGTGCCTCAGTGGTCAATGTGTGCCTAACAGATGGCAGTGTGATGGGGATCCGGACTGTGAGGATGGGTCTGATGAGAGTTCTGAACTGTGCC ACACGAGAACATGCCGGGTAAATGAAATCAGCTGTGGTCCTCAGTCAACTCAGTGTATCCCAGTGTCCTGGAAATGTGATGGTGAAAAAGACTGTGACAGTGAAGAAGATGAACAGAATTGTG GCAATGTGACTTGTAGTCCAGCAGACTTCACATGCAGCAGTGGGCAATGTATTTCCAAGAGCTTTGTCTGCAATGGTCAAGATGACTGCAGCGATGGTAGCGATGAGCTGGAGTGTGCCCCTCCTACCTGTGGTGTTCATGAGTTCCAGTGCAAGACCTCAACTTGCATTCCCCTCAGCTGGGTGTGTGATGATGATGCTGACTGCTCTGACCACTCAGATGAGTCTCTAGAGCAATGTGGCCGCCAGCCTGCGCCTTCTGTGAagtgctctgccagtgaggtGCAGTGTGGCTCAGGTGAATGTATCCATAAAAAGTGGCGCTGTGATGGAGATCCTGACTGCAAGGATGGAAGTGATGAAATCAACTGCC CTTCTCGGACCTGCAGACCAGACCAGTTCAGATGTGAAGATGGGAACTGCATCCATGGGAGTAGGCAGTGCAATGGTGTGAGAGATTGTCTGGATGGCACAGATGAAGCAAATTGTAACAATG TTATTCAGTGCTCTGGACCCGGCAAATTCAAGTGCAGAAGTGGAGAATGCATAGATATCAATAAAGTGTGTAACCagcagagagactgcaaggactGGAGTGATGAGCCCCTCAAGGAGTGTA ACATCAATGAATGTCTCGTGAACAATGGTGGATGCTCTCATATCTGCAGAGATCTTGTTATTGGCTATGAATGTGACTGTCCAGCTGGGTTTGAGCTTCTGGACAGGAGAACCTGTGGTG atATTGATGAATGTCAGAACCCTGGTATATGTAGTCAGATCTGTATCAACCTGAAAGGGGGCTACAAATGTGAATGTAGCCGTGGCTATCAGATGGATCTTGCTACTGGGGTGTGCAAGGCAGTTG GGAAAGAACCAAGTCTAATTTTCACCAACCGCCGGGACATAAGGAAGATCGGCCTTGAGAGAAAAGAATACATACAGCTTGTAGAGCAGCTAAGAAACTCTATAGCTCTAGATGCTGATATTGCTGAGCAAAAACTTTACTGGGCAGACTTCAGCCAAAAAGCAATCTTCAG TGCCTCTATTGATACCCGTGATAAAGTTGGAACACACATCAGAATCCTGGACAACAtacacagccctgcaggaatTGCTGTTGACTGGGTTTATAAGAACATCTACTGGTCGGACTCAACTGCAAAGACCATTTCAGTGGCTAGCCTAGATGGCACAAAAAGAaaggttttgtttctctctgagctGAGAGAGCCAGCTTCTATTGCTGTAGATCCTATCTCTGG CTTTATGTACTGGTCAGACTGGGGTGAGCCAGCAAAAATTGAAAAAGCAGGAATGAATGGATTTGACAGACAGCAGCTTGTGACAACAGAAATCCAATGGCCTAATGGAATTGCTCTAG ATCTTGTAAAAAGCCGCTTGTACTGGCTTGATTCTAAACTACACATGCTGTCAAGTGTGGACTTGAATGGCCAGGATCGTAGAATTGTGCTGAAGTCACATATGTTCCTTCCTCATCCTCTTGCTCTAACCATTTTTGAA GACCGTGTGTACTGGATTGATGGAGAGAATGAGGCAGTCTATGGGGCCAACAAATTTACTGGAAACGATTTGGTTACACTAGTGAACAACCTCAATGATGCACAGGACATCATTGTGTATCATGAACTTGTTCAGCCTTCAG GTAGGAACTGGTGTGAAGAGCACATGGCAAATGGAGGCTGTAGCTACCTATGCCTGCCTGCTCCTCAGATAAATGAACATTCTCCAAAGTACACCTGTGCATGTCCTGCTGGGTACTTCTTGCAGGAGGATGGTCTGAGATGTACAG GATTCAACACTAGTGGTACAACCTCTGAAGTAACTGCAGCTGGAAGAACATCAGCAGCTTGGATCATTCTTCCTGCTG TATTGTTGATgatggctgcagcagctggctACTTCATGTGGCGTAACTGGCAGCACAAGAACATGAAAAGCATGAATTTTGATAATCCAGTTTATCTAAAAACCACAGAAGAGGACCTCACAATTGATATTGGAAGACACAGTGGTTCAGTAGGACACACCTACCCTGCAGTAAGTACACCTATTAACCTATTATGTCTGAGACTCCATGTTAATAATTGGAGTAGAAGGACTGCCAGATGA